From the Sebastes fasciatus isolate fSebFas1 chromosome 3, fSebFas1.pri, whole genome shotgun sequence genome, one window contains:
- the gtf3aa gene encoding general transcription factor IIIAa has product MDSKAEPLKRFICSVTGCPAAYNKQWKLDAHLCKHTGVKPFSCDCGKSFCSRYHLTRHQLSHSGDKPFLCSVDGCTEAFTTNTNRARHVNRVHTGQQHRNYVCRFEGCELQFKKKEQLKSHMCEQHTQLPPYQCSHEGCQMRFSVPSKLKRHQKVHRGYPCKEEGCSFTGKTWTEYLKHRKEQHRLLLQCEQCSKVFRDSWFLQQHQHVHADTRLVLKCPRDGCDRSFTTMFNLQSHVGSFHEELRPFACTHPGCGKTFTMRQSLQRHSIAHDPQRKKLKKPRPKRSLASRLSGFSETKTVVVDKRRRSESLRESAQTETDPPGPVELVSLLQDTSLLCSPAVDTHGLTNALTTPLTV; this is encoded by the exons ATGGACTCTAAAGCGGAGCCGCTGAAGCGGTTCATCTGCTCGGTGACCGGCTGCCCGGCGGCTTATAACAAACAGTGGAAACTGGACGCTCATCTGTGTAAACACACCGGAGTGAAGCCGTTCAGCTGCGACTGCGGGAAGTCCTTCTGCAGCCGCTACCACCTGACCAGACACCAGCTCAGCCACAGCGGGGACAAACCCTTCCTCTGCTCCGTGGACGGCTGCACGGAGGCTttcaccaccaacaccaaccGGGCACGGCACGTTAACCGCGTCCACACCGGGCAGCAGCACCGGAACTACGTCTGCAGGTTCGAGGGCTGCGAGCTGCAGTTCAAGAAGAAGGAGCAGCTGAAGTCCCACATGTGTGAGCAGCACACCCAGCTGCCTCCATACCAG TGCTCTCATGAAGGCTGCCAGATGCGCTTCAGCGTCCCCAGCAAGCTGAAGAGACACCAGAAGGTGCACAGAGGTTACCCCTGCAAGGAGGAAGGCTGCAGCTTCACGGGGAAGACCTGGACGGAGTACCTGAAGCACAGGAAGGAGCAGCACCGGCTCCTCCTCCAGTGTGAGCAGTGCAGCAAGGTGTTCAGGGACTCCTGGTtcctgcagcagcatcagcacgTCCACGCCGACACCCGGCTGGTCCTCAAGTGCCCCAGGGATGGCTGCGACAGGTCCTTCACCACCATGTTCAACCTGCAGAGCCACGTCGGCTCCTTCCACGAGGAGCTGCGGCCCTTCGCCTGCACGCACCCGGGCTGCGGGAAGACCTTCACCATGAGGCAGAGCCTGCAGCGGCACAGCATCGCCCACGATCCGCAGAGGAAGAAGCTCAAGAAGCCCAGACCCAAAAGATCTCTCGCTTCCAGGTTGAGTGGCTTCAGTGAAACGAAGACAGTGGTCGTCGATAAGCGCAGGCGGTCCGAATCCCTCAGAGAGTCTGCACAGACGGAGACGGATCCACCCGGTCCTGTTGAGTTGGTGTCCCTCCTGCAGGACACGTCCCTGCTGTGCAGCCCTGCTGTGGACACACATGGACTTACTAATGCCCTGACTACACCTCTGACAGTCTAA
- the yju2b gene encoding putative splicing factor YJU2B, with translation MPYNIWCDGCKNHIGMGVRYNAEKKKVGNYYTTPIYRFRMKCHLCVNYIEMQTDPATCDYLIVSGANRKEERWDMAENEQILTTERAEKEKLETDAMFKLDHGGKDKEKLKKALPSLSEIQDYQSSKKDDFQLNSSLRRKFRTEKKVLAEQEEKDNTVRMRTNLSIPLLPEKEEDKKLAALLTYQAPDSYDDKQHSKRKEISSRSWFSSPSTSPASPAGSLLHKLGQQGKEAAVAKALGSSHSALIRRRSGGLGTRTEPCATVTRRQSHPEINTCDGEISTVAREEAPSRVPTQHNTETNDSGSGETHVKTTEEADEGLTKAKGSGKEKEQGRSLGALSSLAADYSDSDSDPGQ, from the exons ATGCCCTACAACATCTGGTGTGATGGCTGCAAAAATCACATTGGCATGG GGGTCCGTTACAATGCGGAGAAGAAGAAAGTGGGGAACTACTACACCACGCCAATCTACAG GTTTAGGATGAAGTGTCATCTGTGTGTCAACTACATCGAGATGCAGACAGACCCGGCGACCTGCGACTATCTAATAGTCAGCGGGGCAAACAGGAAGGAGGAGCGCTGGGACATGGCTGAAAATGAGCAGATCCTCACCACAG AGCGGGCAGAGAAGGAGAAACTGGAGACGGATGCCATGTTCAAACTTGACCACGGTGGGAAAGACAAGGAGAAGCTCAAGAAGGCTCTGCCATCTCTATCGGAGATCCAAGACTACCAGTCCAGCAAGAAGGACGACTTCCAGCTCAACAGCTCCCTCCGCAGGAAGTTCAGG ACGGAGAAGAAAGTTCTGGCcgagcaggaggagaaggacaACACAGTGAGGATGAGGACCAACCTGTCCATCCCATTGTTGCCAGAGAAGGAGGAAGACAAGAAACTGGCAGCGCTGCTCACCTACCAGGCGCCCGACT CCTACGACGACAAGCAGCACAGCAAGCGGAAAGAGATCTCGTCTCGTTCGTGGTTCAGCTCCCCCTCGACCTCACCGGCAAGCCCTGCAGGCAGTCTGCTCCATAAGCTCGGCCAGCAGGGGAAAGAGGCAGCGGTGGCCAAAGCCCTGGGCTCGTCACACAGCGCCCTGATCCGCAGACGCTCAGGAGGACTGGGAACCAGAACCGAACCCTGCGCCACCGTCACTCGCAGACAGTCGCACCCAGAAATCAACACGTGTGATGGAGAGATTTCAACGGTCGCTCGAGAGGAAGCACCGAGTAGAGTGccgacacaacacaacacagagactAATGACAGCGGCTCCGGAGAGACGCATGTTAAAACCACAGAGGAAGCAGATGAAGGACTGACTAAAGCAAAGGGTTCTGGGAAGGAGAAGGAACAGGGCAGAAGTTTAGGAGCACTCTCGTCCCTGGCGGCGGACTACAGCGACTCAGATTCAGACCCTGGACAATGA